A region from the Variovorax sp. V93 genome encodes:
- a CDS encoding YjbF family lipoprotein — MLATARHIYGGSAAAPQPTFNPNYRYLRVAVGEQTVFMVLGYIDKRPEGAVEVWYSGNGEVVRLLDGRLVGTTGLGTDWREVRFSSLPAWAGDANGAAPKTYQRERDMMPGYRFGIRDEIVRTPIAAPQQTALAGTAAASLRWYEERSVSHPASASLPPARFGVSHAGGAPRVVYSEQCISNDLCMSFEQWTPPPPAPVAAASAGT, encoded by the coding sequence ATGCTGGCCACGGCGCGGCATATCTATGGCGGCAGCGCCGCGGCGCCCCAGCCCACTTTCAACCCGAATTACCGCTATTTGCGGGTCGCCGTCGGCGAGCAGACGGTCTTCATGGTGCTCGGCTACATCGACAAGCGCCCCGAAGGTGCCGTCGAGGTCTGGTACAGCGGCAACGGCGAGGTCGTGAGGCTGCTCGACGGGCGCCTCGTGGGAACCACCGGCCTCGGCACCGACTGGCGCGAGGTGCGCTTTTCCAGCCTGCCCGCGTGGGCCGGCGATGCGAACGGTGCGGCCCCGAAGACCTACCAGCGCGAGCGCGACATGATGCCGGGCTACCGGTTCGGCATTCGCGACGAGATCGTGCGGACGCCCATTGCTGCACCGCAGCAGACCGCGCTGGCCGGCACGGCTGCCGCGTCGCTGCGCTGGTACGAGGAGCGCAGCGTTTCGCATCCGGCGAGCGCCTCGCTGCCTCCGGCGCGCTTTGGCGTTTCGCACGCGGGCGGCGCGCCTCGGGTCGTCTATTCCGAGCAATGTATTTCCAATGATCTGTGTATGAGCTTCGAGCAGTGGACGCCTCCCCCCCCAGCACCCGTCGCAGCGGCGAGCGCTGGTACATGA
- a CDS encoding glutathione S-transferase N-terminal domain-containing protein → MMVLYSGTTCPFSHRCRFVLFEKGMDFEIRDVDLYNKPEDISVMNPYGQVPILVERDLILYESNIINEYIDERFPHPQLMPGDPVDRARVRLFLLNFEKELFVHVAALENRTAKGNEKALEKARSHIRDRLTQLAPVFLKNKYMLGDNFSMLDVAIAPLLWRLDYYGIDLSKNAAPLLKYAERIFSRPAYIEALTPSEKVMRK, encoded by the coding sequence ATGATGGTCTTGTATTCAGGAACGACCTGCCCCTTTTCCCACCGCTGCCGTTTCGTGTTGTTCGAAAAGGGCATGGACTTCGAGATCCGCGACGTCGATCTCTACAACAAGCCTGAAGACATCAGCGTGATGAACCCGTACGGCCAGGTGCCGATCCTGGTCGAGCGCGACCTCATCCTGTATGAGTCGAACATCATCAACGAGTACATCGACGAGCGCTTCCCGCATCCGCAGCTGATGCCCGGCGACCCGGTCGACCGTGCGCGCGTGCGGCTGTTCCTGCTCAACTTCGAGAAGGAACTGTTCGTGCACGTGGCTGCGCTCGAGAACCGCACCGCCAAGGGCAACGAGAAGGCGCTCGAAAAGGCGCGCTCGCACATCCGCGACCGCCTGACGCAGCTCGCGCCCGTGTTCCTCAAGAACAAGTACATGCTGGGCGACAATTTCTCGATGCTCGACGTGGCGATTGCGCCGCTGCTCTGGCGCCTGGACTACTACGGCATCGACCTCAGCAAGAACGCGGCGCCGCTCCTGAAGTACGCCGAGCGCATCTTCTCGCGCCCGGCCTACATCGAAGCACTGACCCCGTCCGAAAAGGTCATGCGAAAGTAA
- a CDS encoding YjbH domain-containing protein, giving the protein MSSSLLRGFGRHPWPLRAAVACALAAGCAAGAQPLGNSPVDNKSPTDDADIRPGERLSAWLLRQPAETASPGLAWRIPQERLAQQFLKNTLLLRLDAASRRVPREEQGRRKQLMAWLQGLPVTGRVALGIVDPRWLQAHPEEDPVLTAGQQLVAPPPVLKTISVLQPDGQLCQVVHEPGRTAWDYVAACSPEGRHDWAWVAQPDGRTARVGVAHWNAHPSNEPAPGAWIWAAPRGMDDLEAISEGIIKFLATQGPSPQGGAILQPSAGAAVPAAAITAPAAPALPALPDVPPAPAAPAPSTAISVRPEAAPQYRALQTSGNDWGETGLLQTPTARMGQAGDMRTSLTHVSPYSRLNVMFQPLDWLEAGFRYTSISNRIYGIGLSNQGYKDKSIDLKARLWKESAYLPEVALGFRDIGGTGLFSSEYLVASKRHGDLDFSLGIGWGYLGSSGNISNPFGLLSSRFKTRVSETTWGGANFGRLFRGPAALFGGVQWRTPWDPLTLKLEYDGNDYKNEPLDNPQRQRSPFNIGLEYRYSPGVTFSAGFERGNKVMLGVTLQTNLATMQMPKAADPPAPSFSPDPPAASPGWAATAADIESRTDWTIQRIAPQGQMLHVWITESATVYRDVRVEKIIAVLHRDAPASIKNFVLHYSERGLPMHAQVVNRNEWVTAHYQAQTPGEVRAASQRDYAPPPVGSGDPATFVPPGSSANIAAASAASSSATADNKALGPWERRSDKFSIGLTPSLGQILGGPNAFLLYQIGVQAVAEYRFTPSTWVNGALNLRLIDNFDKFTYTAGSNLPRVRTLQREYVTSKRLTMPVLQLTHVGRLSDNQYYSVYGGALEAMYAGVGAEWLYRPWRSRIAFGVDFNHVRQRDFEQDFGLRDYKVNTGHATLYWDTGWNGVLAKISAGQYLAGDRGVTIDISRRFDNGVVLGAYATKTNVSARQFGEGSFDKGIYLSVPFDALLPRSNKFTANFAWAPLVRDGGARLGRIHPLYEMTSARDPSAYKFAPPDSGTPRTGDNILNFERR; this is encoded by the coding sequence ATGAGCAGTTCGCTCCTGCGTGGCTTCGGCAGACATCCCTGGCCTCTTCGCGCGGCGGTGGCCTGCGCACTGGCGGCGGGTTGCGCCGCCGGCGCACAGCCTTTGGGCAACAGCCCCGTCGACAACAAATCACCCACCGACGACGCAGACATCCGTCCCGGCGAGCGGCTGAGCGCCTGGCTGCTGCGCCAGCCGGCGGAAACGGCTTCGCCGGGATTGGCATGGCGCATCCCGCAAGAGCGCCTGGCGCAGCAGTTTCTGAAGAACACCCTGCTGCTGCGGCTCGATGCCGCCAGCCGGCGCGTGCCGCGCGAAGAGCAGGGCCGGCGCAAGCAGCTGATGGCCTGGCTGCAGGGCCTGCCGGTGACCGGCCGCGTCGCGCTCGGCATCGTCGATCCGCGCTGGCTCCAGGCGCATCCGGAAGAAGACCCGGTGCTGACGGCCGGCCAGCAGCTGGTGGCGCCGCCGCCCGTGCTGAAGACCATCTCGGTCCTGCAGCCCGATGGGCAGCTTTGCCAGGTGGTCCATGAACCCGGCCGCACGGCCTGGGACTATGTCGCCGCCTGCAGCCCCGAGGGCAGGCACGACTGGGCCTGGGTCGCCCAACCCGACGGACGCACTGCCCGCGTGGGCGTGGCGCACTGGAATGCGCATCCCTCGAACGAGCCGGCGCCGGGCGCATGGATCTGGGCCGCGCCGCGCGGCATGGACGACCTGGAGGCGATCTCCGAGGGCATCATCAAGTTTCTCGCCACGCAAGGGCCTTCGCCGCAAGGCGGCGCGATCCTGCAGCCTTCGGCTGGTGCGGCCGTACCGGCCGCCGCCATCACCGCACCCGCTGCACCCGCCCTGCCGGCCTTGCCCGACGTACCGCCGGCCCCCGCCGCGCCGGCGCCGTCGACCGCCATTTCCGTGCGCCCCGAGGCGGCACCGCAATACCGCGCGCTCCAGACGAGCGGCAACGACTGGGGCGAAACCGGCCTGCTGCAGACGCCCACGGCGCGCATGGGCCAGGCCGGCGACATGCGCACCTCGCTCACGCACGTCTCGCCCTACTCGCGGCTGAACGTCATGTTCCAGCCGCTGGATTGGCTGGAAGCGGGCTTTCGCTACACCTCCATCAGCAACCGGATCTACGGCATCGGCCTCAGCAACCAGGGCTACAAGGACAAGAGCATCGACCTGAAGGCGCGGCTGTGGAAGGAGTCGGCCTACCTGCCCGAGGTGGCGCTGGGCTTTCGCGACATCGGCGGCACCGGCCTCTTTTCGTCCGAGTACCTGGTGGCAAGCAAGCGCCACGGCGACCTGGATTTCAGCCTCGGCATCGGCTGGGGCTACCTGGGGAGCAGCGGCAACATCAGCAACCCTTTCGGCTTGCTGAGCAGCCGCTTCAAGACCCGCGTGAGCGAGACGACCTGGGGTGGCGCCAACTTCGGCCGGCTCTTTCGCGGACCGGCCGCGCTCTTTGGCGGCGTGCAATGGCGCACGCCCTGGGATCCGCTGACGCTCAAGCTCGAATACGACGGCAACGACTACAAGAACGAGCCGCTCGACAACCCCCAGCGGCAGCGCTCCCCGTTCAACATCGGCCTGGAGTACCGCTACTCGCCCGGCGTGACTTTCTCGGCCGGTTTCGAACGCGGCAACAAGGTGATGCTGGGCGTCACGCTGCAGACCAACCTGGCCACGATGCAGATGCCCAAGGCGGCAGACCCGCCGGCGCCGAGCTTTTCGCCGGACCCGCCCGCCGCTTCGCCGGGCTGGGCAGCCACCGCGGCCGACATCGAAAGCCGCACCGACTGGACCATCCAGCGCATCGCGCCGCAAGGCCAGATGCTGCATGTGTGGATCACCGAAAGCGCCACCGTCTACCGGGATGTGCGGGTCGAGAAGATCATTGCCGTGCTGCATCGCGATGCCCCGGCCTCGATCAAGAACTTCGTGCTCCACTATTCGGAGCGGGGCCTGCCGATGCACGCGCAAGTGGTCAACCGCAACGAATGGGTGACGGCGCACTACCAGGCGCAGACGCCCGGCGAGGTTCGCGCGGCCAGCCAGCGCGACTATGCGCCCCCGCCCGTGGGCTCGGGCGATCCGGCCACCTTCGTTCCGCCGGGCAGCAGCGCCAACATTGCGGCCGCATCCGCAGCCTCCTCCTCCGCCACGGCCGACAACAAGGCCCTTGGCCCGTGGGAGCGCCGCAGCGACAAGTTCAGCATCGGCCTCACGCCCAGCCTCGGCCAGATCCTCGGCGGGCCCAACGCATTCCTGCTCTACCAGATCGGCGTGCAGGCGGTGGCGGAATACCGCTTCACGCCCAGCACCTGGGTCAACGGCGCGCTGAACCTGCGCCTGATCGACAACTTCGACAAGTTCACCTACACGGCGGGCAGCAACCTGCCCCGCGTGCGAACCCTCCAGCGCGAGTACGTCACGTCCAAGCGCCTGACCATGCCGGTGCTCCAGCTGACGCACGTGGGCAGGCTTTCCGACAATCAGTACTACAGCGTGTACGGCGGTGCACTGGAAGCCATGTATGCGGGCGTCGGTGCGGAGTGGCTCTACCGGCCATGGCGCAGCCGGATCGCCTTCGGCGTCGACTTCAACCACGTGCGCCAGCGCGACTTCGAACAGGACTTCGGCCTGCGCGACTACAAGGTGAACACCGGCCACGCCACGCTCTACTGGGACACCGGCTGGAACGGCGTGCTGGCCAAGATCAGCGCGGGCCAGTACCTGGCGGGCGACCGCGGCGTCACCATCGACATCAGCCGCCGCTTCGACAACGGCGTGGTGCTCGGCGCCTATGCCACCAAGACCAATGTTTCGGCCAGGCAGTTCGGCGAAGGCAGCTTCGACAAGGGCATCTATCTTTCCGTGCCCTTCGACGCGCTGCTGCCGCGTTCGAACAAGTTCACCGCCAACTTCGCCTGGGCGCCGCTGGTGCGCGACGGCGGTGCGCGGCTCGGCCGGATCCACCCGCTCTACGAGATGACCTCGGCCCGCGACCCGAGCGCCTACAAGTTCGCACCGCCGGACAGCGGCACGCCGCGCACGGGCGACAACATCCTGAACTTCGAGCGGCGGTAG
- a CDS encoding YXWGXW repeat-containing protein gives MKVSALLAAAALAVSALPAAAQVSVHINVPGLIQVAPPAPRYEPMPGPRPGQVWVPGHWQWNERAYVWRSGYWQAARPDYAYAPGRWVQADGGWRWMEGDWRRAEPQHRHADEHPGGGGGYHCPPGQAKKGRC, from the coding sequence ATGAAAGTCTCAGCTCTTCTGGCCGCGGCCGCGCTGGCCGTGTCCGCACTGCCCGCCGCGGCGCAGGTTTCGGTTCACATCAACGTGCCCGGCCTGATCCAGGTGGCGCCTCCTGCACCGCGCTACGAACCCATGCCAGGGCCGCGGCCCGGCCAGGTGTGGGTGCCCGGCCACTGGCAATGGAACGAACGCGCCTACGTCTGGCGCTCCGGCTACTGGCAGGCCGCGCGGCCCGACTACGCCTATGCGCCGGGCCGATGGGTACAGGCCGACGGCGGATGGCGCTGGATGGAGGGCGACTGGCGACGCGCAGAGCCGCAACACCGCCATGCCGACGAGCATCCTGGCGGCGGCGGTGGATACCACTGCCCGCCGGGACAGGCCAAGAAGGGCCGCTGCTGA
- a CDS encoding YoaK family protein, which translates to MRRLRFLTHRHRAPSTNRMLGLLLAFNAGAVNAGGFLVLHMYTSHMTGFASQFADGLVLGNTRLLLNALGALLAFLAGAAVCAILVNWGRQHRLRSVYAVPLLLEAALMFPFGLMGAITLTWPTPFAVPLTVLLLSFIMGLQNAVGSKTSGGSVRTTHMTGNITDVGMELGKLFYWNRHSTPAHAMVRHNRRRMQMAGGLIGMFVLGGIVGALGFNYIGFVCVVPLAALLLAVSIPPLMEDVPRSRPLQKLLAAFRRRPRCP; encoded by the coding sequence ATGCGCAGACTACGCTTTCTCACCCACCGCCACCGGGCTCCCTCCACGAACCGGATGCTCGGCCTGCTGCTGGCCTTCAACGCCGGCGCCGTGAATGCGGGCGGGTTCCTGGTGCTGCACATGTACACCTCGCACATGACGGGCTTCGCGTCGCAGTTCGCGGACGGGCTGGTGCTGGGCAACACCAGGCTGCTGCTCAATGCGCTGGGCGCCCTCCTTGCCTTTCTGGCGGGTGCGGCGGTCTGCGCGATTCTCGTGAACTGGGGGCGCCAGCACCGGCTGCGCAGCGTCTACGCGGTGCCGCTGCTGCTGGAGGCGGCGCTCATGTTCCCGTTCGGGTTGATGGGCGCCATCACGCTGACCTGGCCAACGCCCTTTGCCGTTCCGCTCACGGTGCTGCTGCTGTCTTTCATCATGGGGCTGCAGAACGCCGTCGGCTCCAAGACCTCCGGCGGCAGCGTCCGCACCACCCACATGACGGGCAACATCACCGATGTGGGAATGGAGCTGGGCAAGCTGTTCTACTGGAACCGGCATTCGACGCCGGCCCACGCGATGGTGCGCCACAACCGCCGCCGGATGCAGATGGCGGGGGGACTGATCGGCATGTTCGTGCTGGGCGGCATCGTCGGCGCGCTGGGTTTCAACTACATCGGCTTCGTCTGCGTGGTGCCGCTCGCGGCGCTGCTGCTGGCCGTCTCCATCCCGCCGCTCATGGAGGACGTGCCGCGCTCCAGGCCGCTGCAGAAGCTGCTGGCGGCCTTCAGACGGCGCCCACGCTGCCCGTGA
- a CDS encoding cytochrome bc complex cytochrome b subunit translates to MAEFHEISPNAPAGEKLLNWVDNRFPLSKLWNDQWGKYYAPKNFNFWYIFGSLAMLVLVIQIVTGIFLVMHYKPDANQAFASVEYIMRDVPWGWLIRYIHSTGASAFFIVVYLHMFRGLMYGSYRKPRELIWVFGCAIFLCLMAEAFMGYLLPWGQMSYWGAQVIVNLFAAIPFVGPDLALLIRGDYVVSDATLNRFFSFHVIAVPLVLLGLVVAHLIALHEVGSNNPDGIEIKAKRGPDGHPLDGIPSHPYYTVHDIFGVVVFLTIFSAVIFFAPEAGGYFLEYNNFIPADSLKTPNHIAPVWYFTPFYSMLRATTDDMVNVFALIIAAAAVLNFIKGKSSTALKIALVVVAAVAIFLLKAFDAKFWGVLVMGGSVIILFFLPWLDKSEVKSIRYRPGWHKYVYGVFVFFFLILGYLGIQAPGVWGSLVIGSFALDIAQTISQIGTLFYFGFFLLMPWWSSKGEFKPVPERVTFAAH, encoded by the coding sequence ATGGCTGAATTCCACGAAATTTCCCCCAACGCGCCCGCGGGCGAGAAGCTGCTCAACTGGGTCGACAACCGCTTCCCGCTGAGCAAGCTCTGGAACGACCAGTGGGGCAAGTACTACGCGCCGAAGAACTTCAACTTCTGGTACATCTTCGGCTCGCTCGCGATGCTGGTCCTCGTGATCCAGATCGTGACCGGCATCTTCCTCGTGATGCACTACAAGCCCGATGCGAACCAGGCGTTCGCATCGGTCGAGTACATCATGCGCGATGTGCCCTGGGGCTGGCTCATCCGCTACATCCACTCGACGGGCGCCTCGGCGTTCTTCATCGTGGTGTACCTGCACATGTTCCGCGGCCTCATGTACGGCAGCTACCGCAAGCCGCGCGAGCTGATCTGGGTCTTCGGCTGCGCGATCTTCCTGTGCCTGATGGCCGAGGCCTTCATGGGCTACCTGCTGCCATGGGGCCAGATGAGCTACTGGGGCGCCCAGGTGATCGTGAACCTGTTCGCGGCCATTCCGTTCGTCGGTCCTGACCTCGCGCTGCTGATCCGCGGCGACTACGTGGTGAGCGACGCCACGCTGAACCGCTTCTTCAGCTTCCACGTGATCGCCGTGCCGCTCGTGCTGCTCGGCCTGGTGGTGGCCCACCTGATCGCGCTGCACGAAGTGGGTTCCAACAACCCCGACGGCATCGAGATCAAGGCCAAGCGCGGTCCCGACGGCCATCCGCTGGACGGCATTCCGTCGCATCCGTACTACACGGTGCACGACATCTTCGGCGTGGTGGTGTTCCTCACGATCTTCTCGGCCGTGATCTTCTTCGCGCCGGAAGCGGGCGGGTACTTCCTCGAGTACAACAACTTCATCCCGGCCGATTCGCTCAAGACGCCGAACCACATTGCGCCGGTCTGGTACTTCACGCCGTTCTATTCGATGCTGCGTGCGACCACCGACGACATGGTCAACGTGTTCGCGCTGATCATCGCCGCGGCCGCCGTCCTGAACTTCATCAAGGGCAAGTCGAGCACGGCCCTGAAGATCGCGCTCGTCGTCGTGGCGGCCGTGGCCATCTTCCTGCTCAAGGCCTTCGACGCCAAGTTCTGGGGCGTGCTCGTGATGGGGGGTTCGGTCATCATCCTGTTCTTCCTGCCATGGCTCGACAAGAGCGAAGTCAAGTCGATCCGCTATCGTCCGGGCTGGCACAAGTATGTCTACGGCGTCTTCGTGTTCTTCTTCCTGATCCTGGGCTACCTGGGCATCCAGGCGCCTGGCGTCTGGGGCAGCCTGGTCATCGGTTCGTTCGCGCTCGACATCGCGCAGACCATTTCCCAGATCGGCACACTTTTCTACTTCGGTTTCTTCCTGCTCATGCCCTGGTGGAGCAGCAAGGGCGAGTTCAAGCCCGTGCCTGAGCGCGTGACCTTCGCCGCCCATTGA
- the petA gene encoding ubiquinol-cytochrome c reductase iron-sulfur subunit codes for MSDMTSGSPRIDTSKRTWLIASSCAGVAGGVATAIPFVSTFQPSEKAKAAGAAVEVDIAGLKVGEKITVEWRGKPVWILKRSPEQVAELPKLDGQLADPLSKRHPDEFTPKYAQNEHRSIKPDVLVVVGICTHLGCSPVDRLQAGPQPSLPSDWEGGFLCPCHGSTFDLAGRVFKNKPAPDNLPVPPHMYLSDTKLLIGEDSKKA; via the coding sequence ATGAGTGACATGACCTCCGGCTCCCCCCGGATCGACACAAGCAAGCGGACGTGGTTAATCGCATCCAGCTGTGCCGGCGTAGCGGGAGGCGTGGCCACCGCGATTCCCTTTGTGAGTACGTTCCAGCCCTCCGAAAAGGCCAAGGCCGCGGGCGCTGCCGTCGAAGTGGACATCGCAGGCCTCAAGGTCGGCGAGAAGATCACCGTCGAGTGGCGCGGCAAGCCCGTCTGGATCCTCAAGCGCTCTCCCGAGCAGGTTGCCGAGCTCCCCAAGCTCGACGGCCAGCTGGCCGATCCGCTCTCCAAGCGGCACCCCGACGAATTCACCCCCAAGTACGCGCAGAACGAACACCGTTCGATCAAGCCCGACGTGCTGGTGGTGGTGGGCATCTGCACCCACCTCGGCTGCTCGCCGGTCGACCGCCTCCAGGCCGGCCCGCAGCCTTCGCTGCCGAGCGACTGGGAAGGCGGCTTCCTCTGCCCTTGCCACGGTTCCACGTTCGACCTGGCAGGCCGCGTCTTCAAGAACAAGCCCGCGCCCGACAACCTGCCTGTGCCCCCGCACATGTACCTGTCGGACACCAAGCTCCTGATCGGTGAAGACTCCAAGAAGGCCTGA
- a CDS encoding cytochrome c1 — MKKSISGWLAVVGLALGLTFSAAASAESGGMAWDKAPNKTTDVASLQNGAKLFVNYCLNCHSAAFMRYNRLQDIGITEQQIKDNLLFATDKVGETMKANIDARQAKEWFGTTPPDLTLVARSRAGHGGTGADYLYTYLRTYYRDDTKATGWNNLLFPSVAMPNPLWELQGERRPVYTKISQHGHETEVFKGWEQVTPGSMTPLQFDTAVGDLVSYLQWMAEPAQNTRIRIGVWVLLFLVMSLVFVWRLNASYWKDVK, encoded by the coding sequence ATGAAGAAAAGCATTTCTGGCTGGCTCGCGGTTGTAGGCCTGGCCTTGGGCCTGACCTTTTCCGCAGCCGCATCGGCCGAGTCCGGCGGCATGGCCTGGGACAAGGCGCCCAACAAGACCACCGACGTCGCCTCCCTGCAGAACGGCGCCAAGCTGTTCGTCAACTACTGCCTGAACTGCCACTCCGCGGCGTTCATGCGCTACAACCGGCTGCAGGACATCGGCATTACCGAGCAGCAGATCAAGGACAACCTGCTGTTCGCGACCGACAAGGTCGGCGAGACCATGAAGGCCAACATCGACGCGCGCCAGGCCAAGGAATGGTTCGGCACGACGCCGCCCGACCTGACCCTGGTTGCCCGCTCGCGCGCCGGCCACGGCGGCACGGGTGCGGACTACCTGTACACCTACCTGCGCACCTACTACCGCGACGACACCAAGGCCACCGGCTGGAACAACCTCCTGTTCCCGAGCGTTGCCATGCCCAACCCGCTGTGGGAGCTGCAGGGCGAACGCCGTCCTGTCTACACCAAGATCTCGCAGCATGGCCACGAGACCGAAGTGTTCAAGGGCTGGGAGCAGGTGACCCCCGGCAGCATGACGCCGCTGCAGTTCGACACTGCGGTCGGCGACCTGGTGAGCTACCTGCAATGGATGGCCGAGCCGGCACAGAACACGCGCATCCGCATCGGTGTGTGGGTGCTGCTGTTCCTCGTCATGTCGTTGGTCTTCGTGTGGCGACTGAACGCCTCGTACTGGAAAGACGTCAAGTAG
- a CDS encoding lipopolysaccharide biosynthesis protein encodes MASLSGIRKRLAGPIYAVADQCIYSASQLLLSFALARALSPSDFGIASAFLAIVSFQYIVHTAVVHEPLLIKRYYAGRSAAWWSWALVLAVSIAGFLAWQFTSFPGPLSWAGVALIAGYEIFWISRSILLVGRRYLVLCASGVLICIGYVAVLIGLKPASWTQALLWIAVIQLPFAFLVAMSLRHVMAPLPAAANAQALTLGEAASYGWKASLSQFMSWIMTGGAILLLGSSADSAQGGLLKIYITFLLPMQYVLLALGYYILPRLAANWTSDRRRDAFRLFVKFVVFGFVVAEIGGILLGLLGPYLVVLAFGKNYGGMDFSPFFYAPAIFGLTMCLRTGFRAAGRPGALLWCSIFGALVFAAAMLAATPPISYIQTINAMTLGFACMAVVMMAWLFFIMRGAAAAPAR; translated from the coding sequence ATGGCGTCCCTGTCCGGAATTCGAAAGCGCCTCGCAGGTCCGATCTATGCAGTTGCAGACCAGTGCATCTACAGCGCGAGCCAGCTGCTGCTGAGCTTCGCGCTGGCGCGGGCGCTGTCGCCCTCCGATTTCGGCATTGCCTCGGCGTTCCTGGCGATCGTCAGCTTCCAGTACATCGTGCATACCGCAGTGGTGCACGAGCCGCTGCTGATCAAGCGCTATTACGCGGGCCGATCCGCCGCCTGGTGGAGCTGGGCGCTCGTGTTGGCGGTCTCCATTGCCGGCTTCCTGGCCTGGCAGTTCACGAGTTTTCCGGGCCCGCTGAGCTGGGCCGGCGTGGCCCTGATCGCGGGCTATGAAATATTCTGGATTTCCCGAAGCATCCTGCTCGTGGGACGCCGCTACCTGGTGCTCTGTGCATCCGGCGTGCTGATCTGCATTGGATACGTGGCGGTCCTGATCGGCCTGAAGCCTGCCTCATGGACGCAGGCGCTGCTGTGGATTGCCGTCATCCAGCTGCCCTTTGCCTTCCTGGTGGCGATGAGCCTGCGCCATGTGATGGCACCGCTGCCGGCCGCGGCCAACGCCCAGGCCCTGACGCTCGGGGAGGCCGCCAGCTACGGCTGGAAGGCAAGCCTTTCGCAGTTCATGAGCTGGATCATGACGGGAGGCGCCATCCTGCTGCTGGGTTCCTCCGCGGACTCGGCGCAGGGCGGGCTGCTGAAGATCTACATCACCTTCCTGCTGCCGATGCAGTACGTGCTGCTTGCGCTGGGCTACTACATCCTGCCAAGGCTGGCGGCCAACTGGACGTCCGATCGGCGCAGGGACGCCTTTCGCCTGTTCGTCAAGTTCGTCGTCTTCGGTTTTGTGGTGGCCGAGATCGGCGGCATCCTCCTGGGCCTGCTGGGCCCGTACCTCGTGGTCCTGGCCTTCGGCAAGAACTACGGCGGAATGGATTTTTCGCCGTTCTTCTACGCGCCCGCCATCTTCGGCCTGACGATGTGCCTGCGCACGGGTTTCAGGGCCGCCGGCCGGCCTGGTGCGCTTCTGTGGTGCTCGATCTTCGGTGCGCTGGTGTTCGCTGCGGCCATGCTCGCGGCCACACCGCCCATTTCCTACATCCAGACCATCAACGCCATGACGCTGGGCTTTGCCTGCATGGCGGTCGTGATGATGGCCTGGCTGTTCTTCATCATGCGCGGCGCCGCTGCGGCGCCAGCCCGCTGA
- a CDS encoding ClpXP protease specificity-enhancing factor → MINALESSSTRPYLIRALYEWCTDNGFTPYVAVQVDDTVQVPREYVKNGEIVLNISFDATSSLKLGNDFIEFKARFAGSAREIVVPVGRVIAIYARENGQGMAFPAPVPAGSGVEGGGPSPAAGAPSSPQGPARMPLRDASRGTEGDAGKIVHLVTGEDADEMVDVGDDAGSPTDPTDEPPRPPAGGGSRPSLKRVK, encoded by the coding sequence ATGATCAACGCGCTCGAGTCGTCCTCCACCCGCCCGTACCTCATCCGGGCGCTGTATGAATGGTGCACCGACAACGGGTTCACGCCCTATGTCGCGGTGCAGGTCGACGACACCGTCCAGGTGCCGCGCGAGTACGTGAAGAACGGCGAGATCGTGCTGAACATCAGCTTTGACGCGACCAGCTCGCTCAAGCTCGGCAACGATTTCATCGAGTTCAAGGCCCGCTTCGCGGGCAGTGCGCGCGAAATCGTCGTGCCGGTGGGCCGCGTGATCGCGATCTACGCGCGCGAGAACGGGCAGGGCATGGCGTTTCCCGCACCGGTACCTGCCGGCAGCGGCGTCGAAGGCGGCGGGCCATCCCCGGCGGCCGGCGCGCCTTCCTCGCCCCAGGGGCCTGCGCGCATGCCGCTGCGCGACGCGTCGCGCGGCACCGAAGGCGATGCCGGCAAGATCGTCCACCTGGTGACGGGTGAAGACGCGGATGAAATGGTCGATGTCGGCGACGACGCCGGCTCGCCCACCGACCCCACCGACGAGCCGCCGCGTCCGCCGGCAGGCGGCGGAAGCCGTCCGTCGCTCAAGCGCGTGAAGTAG